The Streptomyces pratensis genomic interval TCCGGCCTGGGCCGAGCACGCGAAGGCGACCGCCGGCACCCCCGAGGTCTCACCCGACGACATGGTCTGGGCGGACGCGGTGATCTTCGGCACCCCCACCCGCTACGGCAATGTCACCGCCCAGCTCAAACAGTTCCTCGACACGCTGGGAGGCCTCTGGCAGGCGGGAAAGCTCGCCGACAAGGTCTACAGCGGCTTCACCGCCAGCAGCACCACCCACGGCGGTCAGGAGTCCACCCTGCTGGCGCTGTACAACACGATCTACCACTTCGGCGGCATCCTGGTCCCTCCCGGCTACACGGACCCCTCGAAGTTCGTCGACGGCAATCCGTACGGCACCTCCCACGTCTCGGGGCAGGGCGACATCCCGGTCGGCGAGCAGACCCTGACCGCCGCGCGGGTCCAGGCCGAGCGAGTCGTGAAATTCACCCGGGCCGTCAAGGCCGGACTCGCGG includes:
- the wrbA gene encoding NAD(P)H:quinone oxidoreductase, translating into MPTSVNVAVIYYSSTGTVSTIAEAIAKDAESAGAQVRLRKAAELAPQAAIDSNPAWAEHAKATAGTPEVSPDDMVWADAVIFGTPTRYGNVTAQLKQFLDTLGGLWQAGKLADKVYSGFTASSTTHGGQESTLLALYNTIYHFGGILVPPGYTDPSKFVDGNPYGTSHVSGQGDIPVGEQTLTAARVQAERVVKFTRAVKAGLAAED